In Leptospira kirschneri serovar Cynopteri str. 3522 CT, the genomic stretch CAATTCTCTTTTTTCAATTGTACCCTTCTTTTTTATCACATCTAAGAATTGGTTTTTTGCGATCGTAAGCATCCAAGAGGTTTCATTTCCTTTGGAAGGATCAAATTTTTCCCAATGTCTCAGGACCTTGATAAAAGTTTCCTGACAAATTTCTTCTGCCTCTTCTTTGGAAGCACCTTTACTAAGAAGAAATCGATAAATTTTCTCATAATTTCTAGAATATAAACCGTCAAAATCAAAAATTTGACTTTCGGAATTTTGGCTCATCTAATATTCAATAACGAGCTGACTTTCCAAAAAGTGTCATAAAAATCAAAAAAAAATTCCAATGTCCGCGACGTTTCAAAAATTTTTCCAATTTAAATTCCTCACGATCAAAAAATCTAGAATTGTAAAATCGAATATTTTAAGCCAAAACAAGTCACTTTTTATGAAAGGTGTATCATTTGTTTTCATATGGATTTCTCTTTTTACAAATTTAGATGCGAAGTCGATTCTACTTAAAAACGGTAGGACGATCAATAATGTAAGCGTTAAAACCGTTTCCAACGGTTTTGAAATTACTCATAAAAGTGGAAAGGTAGAAAAAATTCCTCTTACAGAAGTACAAAAAGTTTTTATCTCCGATCGAGCACCGATTCCAGTCAAAAACCAAGAAACTGTAAAAAATCAAGAGACCGCAAAAACGAACTCAGTTCCTAATTTAGAAACCGTAAAAGAAGAAAATATCCCGAAAAATCGAGAAAAAAAGTCAGGGGTTAAAGTTTTTGCAGAAGGATTAATACCAGGCTGGTCTAGATTACTTAGAAATGATTCTTATTATGTAAAAGGATTAGGGGTCTTTTTCGTTTTTGCGGAACTATTCTTTGTCTATAAAAGTTATATATATTTAAGTCCTGTAAAACAAGCAATTGAAACAAACCAACCGGCTACTCCTTTGGACTTAATCGCGATTATATCAGGAGATCAAAATTTAATGAATATAGCTGCTTTTTATAGCCTGTATGAAAAATCTAGCCAAGTTGTACTTTCGGATGGTCAACTGTTAACTAAGGACCGTTATACTTTTGAAAAAGAAGGATTTACTCGTGGTCTTATTTTGATTTTAATTTTAGACGCGTTCTTAGGGTATAAATTCGAAAACTGGGAAATTGTGCCTAACGTAAACGTTTCTTATCGAGATAAAGAAGTTTCAGGTGGTGTGACCATTCGGTTTTGATTTGTTCTTTAAGAAACCTTTACAATAAAGTGAATTCAAGTTCCTAAACAACTTGAATTCCGCCTAAGAGATTTATTTTATAAAAACCCGATTTTTCCATAAAAAATAAACGTGGGAACTACCACCAATCGAATTACAAAAAATAAATATTCAAAATCTATAATTCTATTTAAAACTTTGGGAACCCAAACCACAGTTAAAAATTCAAAGATGATTGATTTTAGAGATTTACAACAAGTTCAAAATCTCTCAGGTAAATACCATTCCAATCTTTCAAAAGTTCGAAAGGCTCGACTATTCCCCTCCTCCTTCAAAATCGATTTCACAATTAGGAAGAAGTTTTACGACCTTTTCTTTTTCTTTTGAAGAAAGTGGATTAGAATCCAACTCCAATCTTTGTAAATTTTTCAGCTGCCCGATTTCTTTGGGCAGATTTGTAAGTTGATTGTTTCCTAATTCCAATCTTTGTAAGTTTTTAAGTTGTCCGATTTCTTTAGGAAGAGTAGTCAATCGATTGTTTTTTAAAGACAACCACCGTAAATTTTTAAGTTTATCAATTTCTTTAGGAAGACTTGTAAATTGATTTTCACTTAAATACAATTCTTGCAAATTTTGAAGTTGTAAAACTTCCGTTGGCAAAATTGTGATTTGATTACGATCTAAAACCAAATCCCTCAAATTTTGAAGTTGTAGAATCTCTTTCGGGATCGAAACGAGTTGGTTTTCGCTCAAATTCAACTTTTGTAAATTCTTTAGTTGTAAAGCTTCTCCAGGAACATTCTTGAAACGATTATTTTCCAAAATTAACTCTTTGAGTTCTTGAAGTCCTTCTATCTCTTTAGGTAAAGAAACAATTTGATTATGGTCCAATTTTAAAATTTGTAAATTGCCCGATTTCTTTGGGAAATGAAGTTAAATTTTGAAAACTCAAATCTAAAACGCGAACGTTTGATGAATTTTGAAGTGCTTTTGTTAAATTTTTATAAGGTTTTTGTATTTCTTCCGATTGTATCTCGAAAATAGAACAAAAGAAAATTATAACTTTTAGGATATTTGTGGATTTATAACTCATGTATCTATATTCCTTGTTTTAAATTTAAAGTCAGTCCTGACATGTTCCCTAAATTAAGAATCATTGCAATATGTAAAATCCACTTAAGTAAAACATCTTAAATATTTTTTGAAAGAATAAATCTCTTAGAAAATTTATGTGAACTTTTTGAATTAGTTCTCATAAATTACGTAACTTTTGACTGCCCTGATTTTTAGGGGCCATTAGCAAATGTTAAATTTCCTCTTTAAACAGACAGAATTGAATATTCCTCACAGACTATAAAGCCTTATCGAGTTGTAGATAGATGTGAGTTGAGAGATAAAACTTTAGGCATATCTTATAAAAATCAGTAATATACACTTTGGAACTATTTTACTTACTACCAAAGTCTTTTAAGTTTCACTGATAATGCTATAACAAAGTATAAAATATTTTATACTCAAATAAAAATTTGCGTATTTTATTCTATAGTTATAGTAGAATAAATTTTTAGTTTGAATTTTTGCATGAAATACGTTTTCTCCGTTTAGATAATTTCTCTTAAACATAAATTTGTACAAGAGGAAACATAAACTCAGAGTAACAACTCTAAGATCTAAATCTTATATCCAATCTTTATTAAGTGATACTCACCATATTAAAATCCAATTTATAGATTTCTAAAAGTTATTTATTACCAACTTATCACTACCTTCGCCGATTTCTTTTAAGTTTCTACAAACTTAGTTCATTTTCTATAAATTCAAATTTATTAAAAACTTTTTACTAATCAAAGTAAACCGTTATGCGATATTTAAATTATTTTTGAGATAAATTTTAAAAAAAATCAAAAACATCTTTTATAAAAGAAATCTATTCAATGAGTATCGCATAATACTAATTTTACGAATAAATTAAATCTTATAACAAACGAGACTTACTTATTTTAATTAATAAATAATTTAACGTTAATTTTTAAATTTATCAAAAACTTTCTACTAATCAAAGAAACCGTTATGCGATATTTAAATTATTTTTGAGATAAATTTTAAAAAAAATCAAAAACATCTTTTATAAAAGAAATCTATTCAATGAGTATCGCATAATACTAATTTTACGAATAAATTAAATCTCATAACAAACGAAACTCACTTATTTTAATTAATAAATAATTTAACGTTAATTTTTAAATTTATCAAAAACTTTCTACTAATCAAAGAAACCGTTATGCGATACTTAGATTATTTTTGAGATAAATTTTAAAAAAAAATCAAAAATATCTTTTATAAAAAAAATTTATTCAATGAGTATCGCATAATATTGATTTTACGAATAAATTAAATCTCACAATAAATGAGGCTAACTTTTTTTAATTGAGAAATAATATAACGTTAATTTTCAAATTTATTTTTAAACACTCATAACGAATGATCAAAGACGCATAACGTTATTACTTAAAATGAATATTTAAGGAATGAATTTTATAAAACTTTTTATAAAAAAATTTTTTCTTTTATAAAAAGATAATAATTTTATTCACGGAAAATATAAAAAATTTAAAAGGAAAAGAATACAAAAATGATAGCGAATATAAAATGCAAATTAGTGCTAGCGTTAAGTGTGATTGTAACCTTTTCGTTAGGATGTAATAGCCAAAATAATGGCTCTAAAAATGATCTTAGTTTGTTTGCAACAATGTTTGCTCAAGCTACACAACAAACTACAATGAGATCGACAACAGTAAGCGTCAGCTCGTTAAACGAACTGATAGGTTTTAAACCTATTCAAGTAGAAAACGAGCAAGACTTTGACAGAATCGCAGATGGAAAAAAAAGAATTCTTGTTCCGTCGGTTATGACTTTCGGACCAAGTAATTCTTCTTCGAATGGAACTGCACAAAATATAACTTCAAACAATTGTAATGGAAGTTACGTTGCGCGCTTAAAACCGAGAGAATTCGTTAGATTCTTGGAAACACATGATATAACTTGTGTGGATAAATTTGTTTGGAATTACGATCAATACTCAAATTATATTTATTCACAAGAGAACATGCTTGAAGTAGTCGATCGGTTGAAAGTTCTTGCTCCTCATTATAGGGGTAACAACGATTTGAACTTTATACAATTGTTCAGAATGTTTTGGGCTGGGTACTATGTAAAACATTCTCACCCTTCCCTCCCATTTGATACAGACCAAATCTCTCAGGCTTTGGAGGCTCCAATGCAGACTTTTGCAAATAGTGCTCATTTCTTAGATGGAACCGACGACGCCGGAAAGGTTTTAGAGTTCTTCTTTACAGCAGCGGATAGTACAGGAAACGGACATATAATCTATCCACATATCCTTTCCTTTCTTGAAGCTACCTTAAACGATCCACAAAGATTGAGAAACAATTATTCTCAGCTCGTGGCTTTGGATGCTGTTTTTAGATTGTTCAAACGTCATATCCATTCAAGCAGCCCTGAATTTCTTGCAGAGATCGATTATAAATTGATTGGCAAACTGAGAAGATTTGCTCTTGATACAAGTCTCAACACAGATTCTCTAGTTTGGATCATTAACAATACGATATTTTGTTTGGATAGGATTTACGAATTTCTTCCTAACTTTCAATCAGAGATCACTTCAGTTGTGACTGATGTTCTAGAAACATATCCATACATTTCGGAACCGTATCTTGTAGGAGTCAAAGCGTTAACTCGACGTTCAGACTGTGCAAATTTACGGACCGGGAGAATTTGTTTGAGCGAGACCAAAGAAGCCGTGAAAAAGATGGTTTTGCCAAATACATATTATTTTGACGATCAAACACAAATCGTACGCACACCTCTATCGATCGATGAAATTCAACCTTTATACCACGCTCTCAAACAGGTAGAATCTCAATTTTTTCGTTTGATAGGAATTCACGCTCCCGTGTCCGGAGATACGACCGATTCAATTTCCATGTATGTATATAGATCTAGAAAGGATTACGAAACTTTTCATCCTTTTTTATTCGATCTTCCTACAGATAATGGTGGAATCTACATAGAACGAGACAAAGCGCTCTATACGTATCAACGTACTCCTGTGGAAAGTATATATACTCTAGAAGAATTACTTCGCCACGAATACAGTCATTATCTTGTAGGCAGATTTATAATTCCAGGTTTATGGTCTCAAACTTCAGCTCACGATAATGAAAGACTCACTTGGTTCGAAGAAGGAATTGCAGAATTTCTAGCCGGTAGTTCTTCAAGAGAAATTCATCCGCGTAAAAGTTTGATTTCTGAAATTAAAAGAGACGGTTCTTCTAGAATGGACGTTTCAAAAATCCTAACGGCTCGTTATGGAAATTTCAAATTTTATAGATACTCGGGTAATTTCTTCAATTATCTCTATACCTATAAAAAAGATACCCTGAGAGACTTAATTAGCACATTACGTGATTCAAATATTCAAACATTTGATTACTTAATTACTCAAATGTCTCACGACACAGGGCTCAATACTTCGTTTCAGGCATATTTAGATTACCTAGTTAGCAACGTAGACTATCTTACAGATCCATCTACGCCCGCTCCGGATTTAGCAAATTTGTCCACCGACGATCCGAAAGTAATTCGATCTTTCTTTAGAAAGACCAACACCGGATATAAAGCAAAATGTACAACTGCCGCATTCGGACTCAACAGTCGTTTTTCTTGTAGAGGTTTGATATTTGGAAACGCCGCTTATAGTCCAGATTGGAATTCTGCGTGGTCTGATTTCAATTCAAAGATCAACGACCTTATGTCCACCTTGGAAAACAGTGGCGTGAATAACTTTAAGAGTATGAATTGTAGAATAGGAGAGATTCGTTTTGACAAATATTCGAATCTAGTTCGACCTTTTGCAATCTATTCTTGTGAAGGACCGCTGGCATACCGTCCTCGAATTTCTTATAAAAATCCTCAGAGGAGAAGCCAAACTGATTTTCGAAACACAATATCAGGCGTACACTCCACTTGTTTTGCAAATCCATCCACCGGATCGGGTACAACTTGTAACACTCCGATAACTACAAATGCATTTTCGAATACAGCTACGTATGAAGAAATGTATCAAGACCTAAACGCGCGTTTAAACGAATTGAAATCAGAAATCTATACGATGAGACCTTCATTTTATAAAAAACTCGATTGTGATTTCAATTCTATTGATACAATTAATTTACCAGACGGTAGAAAATATTTAACTGCAAATTCAAGTTGTAACTTCTAAGTGACCTCGTCCAGTTCATCCAGTCCATTTGGATGAACTGGACAATATTCTGTTTTTAGAATATACTAACCAGCCGTCTTTGATACAATCTACGCCATCATGATTCAAAATTAACGTGGGTTAGTGGAGAAATTTATTTTAGAGTTGTTCAAAAATGAATTCTCCATCTGTTTCTATTTCATGGAAACGAGCAATTGAAATAGTTTTGTTAAACGCCACTATGGAATTTTTCAAAAACTCTTTTATAAAAACCTGATTTTTCTGTAAAAATAAAATGTGGTGGAACTACCATAATATCTATGTTTTACAATTAGATTTTGAAAATGTAGGAACTCATACGAATTTCAATCACGAAAAACGAATATTTAAAAATTCATAATGTCACTTAATTTGTGGGAACTCTCACAAATTTAGATTTTACGATAAAATTTTGAAATTTACACTTTTAGAAAAAATTTCCCAATTTCTCTTACGCTAAACTCACTTTAGAAATTAGAGTCGTTCAAAAAATCCAGATTTACTATTAAACCTTTTTATAATTCGTTTTTACTGATACTGAGCGCTGTAAATTTTACTACAAGGCATTTAAAGACTCAGAGCTATAGTTCTGAGTAATAAAAAAGATAGAAGAAAATTAATTTTTGAGCACCTCTACTACATAAGAAAATGCTCAAAAATTCAAATTGGGATTTCAGCCAATTGTACTTATAACCATCAAACTAAAAACTTTTTCGTAAAGGAAACAAGCCTCTTCACAAAATTAGTGTAAGGTGGATACATTAAATCGATCGAACTCAAAGCAGCCTGACGTAAAACGGAACGCTCGTGCGAAAATGCCTTAAATCCGAAATAACCATGATAACTTCCATGACCAGAATGATTTACCCCTCCAAAAGGAAGATTAGGGTTGGCAAGATGCAGAATCACGTCGTTAACCGCAACACCTCCGGAAGAAGTTTCCTTAAGAATCTTTTTGATCGAACGATCCTTTTTACCAAAAATATACAATGCCAAAGGTTTTGGCTTGGAATTGATTTTTTCAATCGCCTCATCCAAATTCGTGTAAGGAATCATAGGAAGTACAGGCCCAAAAATTTCATCTTCCATAATATTCGAATTTTCTGGTACGTTACTTAAAAGAGTAGGTTCGATATAATTCTGAGACGCGTCCGTGTCGCCTCCCATTTCAATCTTTGCCCCTTTTTCTACCGCCTCATGAATATAACCAGAAACCCTATTGAAATTTCGATCATTTACGATTCTACAGAAATCTAGGTTTTCCTTGAGAGAACCGTTTCCATAAAATTCTTTGACTACTGTTTTTGCTTCTTCTACAAAAGGTTTGACCAGTTCGTTCGGAATAAGTAAATAATCGGGAGCCACACAGGTTTGTCCCGCATTCAAAACCTTCCCCCAAATTAGTTTTTTTGCCGCCTTCTTAATATCTGCGCTTTTATCTATGATCGCAGGAGATTTACCACCTAACTCAAGCGTAACGGTAGTCAGATGTTTCGCCGCGGCAGTCATCACTATCTTTCCTACATGAGTACTTCCGGTAAAAAAGATATGGTCTAAAGGAAGTTCCATAAGAGCCCCAGAAACCTGATAGTCTCCTTCAAAAACCGCCACTTCTTCTTTAGGAAAAACTTCGCTGATAATCTTTTGAATCAGATTAGAAGTCACCGGAGTAAATTCAGAAGGTTTAATCAAAACCGTATTTCCCGCGGCGATCGCCGCGGCAAGAGGCGCAAACGTAAGATAAAACGGATAATTCCAAGGACCTATGATCAAAACGACTCCCCTAGGTTCATAGATGATCTGGCTTTTAGAACCGAAAAGTGTCATCGGAGTTTTAACGTCCACAGGTTTCATCCATCTACGAACGTGTTTGATTGCGTCGTTGATTTCCGAAATAGAAGGCATAATTTCAGTGATATCCACTTCTCTTTCGCTTTTACGAAAATCAGAGTTCACTGCCTTTTCAATTTCAGGAGAATATTTAAAAATCGCCTCTTTTAACTTTTTCAAACGCTGAATCCGTTGACCAGCCGTGGTCAGTTTCATCACTTTATGAAAATGTTTTTTTTGAAGATTAAATACACGTTCAATTTCCGTTTTGTCTACAGACGGAGTTTGATTAGAATTCGGTAATTTAACCGGTGATTCTTGTAAAGTTGGCATCGAAAGTGCTCCTCGGGTATAGTTCAAAAATTCGTTTTTGGGAACGGGCCCTCATTTTATCATCACAGATTCGGAAAGCAATTCTTTTTGCAACCTATCTGAACTCCAAAATTTTACTGCTAATTGTATTAAACCTTTTTCTAATTTCTTTAAGATTTCAGGACAAATCCTTAATTCTAACTGGATTCAATGGTTTATTCTAATCCTCATAACTTCACAAAAATCGATCAAAAGAATACCTCTTCAGAGTTATATAATTAAGTACCAATACTTTGCACCAAAACAGTGTTTTGCGATAAAAGAGAACGATATACAATTTTATAGAGGATCAGATGAATTTGTCCCATAAAGTTAAAATGTAAGAATCAATTCTTGGATAAAAACTTCTATATTTTCGCAAAATCCATCTCCTATTTTGTCACTATTTTTATAAAAACTTATTCTAAAACTGGAACAAGTTCTTATCGCTTAATTTTTCTAATAAAATACAATTCAGTTTCGGGACATTCTGTAAATCTCAATCGTAAAATCCAAAAACTCTGTTAGTAATTTCTAATCCTTAGAGTAACTTTAACTTAGGCGAGAGTTGTAGACCCATCTTTATAAAATTGAGTACCGTTAATTCTATCGCAAAACGCTGATTCCATGTAAAATATTAGGTATTTTTATTATATAGTTATGAGTAATAGAATCCATAAAAATAATACTACACAAACTTGTTACAAAACTTAGAATGTAAGATCTACTTCAAAAAGCCAATCATTCCGGCTTTTGAAAACTTCTACATCTTTATAAAACCGACCGTTAATTTTTAGTACGAATCAGAATAGTAAATAGAAAATCAACTTTACATTATTATAAAGATCGATAAAGTTCAACCCATTTCAAAAAGAGAATCAACCCGGCACTTATAATTTAGAAAAGAGACAGAATAAAATAAAATCCTTAAATTAAGATTTGATTGATTAGATATAAAAACGAAAAAGAACTTGGAAATTTTTTTCTAAGAATTTCAGATAACTTGACAAAGAAAGAACTCAAAAGGAAAAATTAAAGAATATGAG encodes the following:
- the colA gene encoding collagenase ColA, which codes for MIANIKCKLVLALSVIVTFSLGCNSQNNGSKNDLSLFATMFAQATQQTTMRSTTVSVSSLNELIGFKPIQVENEQDFDRIADGKKRILVPSVMTFGPSNSSSNGTAQNITSNNCNGSYVARLKPREFVRFLETHDITCVDKFVWNYDQYSNYIYSQENMLEVVDRLKVLAPHYRGNNDLNFIQLFRMFWAGYYVKHSHPSLPFDTDQISQALEAPMQTFANSAHFLDGTDDAGKVLEFFFTAADSTGNGHIIYPHILSFLEATLNDPQRLRNNYSQLVALDAVFRLFKRHIHSSSPEFLAEIDYKLIGKLRRFALDTSLNTDSLVWIINNTIFCLDRIYEFLPNFQSEITSVVTDVLETYPYISEPYLVGVKALTRRSDCANLRTGRICLSETKEAVKKMVLPNTYYFDDQTQIVRTPLSIDEIQPLYHALKQVESQFFRLIGIHAPVSGDTTDSISMYVYRSRKDYETFHPFLFDLPTDNGGIYIERDKALYTYQRTPVESIYTLEELLRHEYSHYLVGRFIIPGLWSQTSAHDNERLTWFEEGIAEFLAGSSSREIHPRKSLISEIKRDGSSRMDVSKILTARYGNFKFYRYSGNFFNYLYTYKKDTLRDLISTLRDSNIQTFDYLITQMSHDTGLNTSFQAYLDYLVSNVDYLTDPSTPAPDLANLSTDDPKVIRSFFRKTNTGYKAKCTTAAFGLNSRFSCRGLIFGNAAYSPDWNSAWSDFNSKINDLMSTLENSGVNNFKSMNCRIGEIRFDKYSNLVRPFAIYSCEGPLAYRPRISYKNPQRRSQTDFRNTISGVHSTCFANPSTGSGTTCNTPITTNAFSNTATYEEMYQDLNARLNELKSEIYTMRPSFYKKLDCDFNSIDTINLPDGRKYLTANSSCNF
- a CDS encoding LA_0442/LA_0875 N-terminal domain-containing protein; translated protein: MSATFQKFFQFKFLTIKKSRIVKSNILSQNKSLFMKGVSFVFIWISLFTNLDAKSILLKNGRTINNVSVKTVSNGFEITHKSGKVEKIPLTEVQKVFISDRAPIPVKNQETVKNQETAKTNSVPNLETVKEENIPKNREKKSGVKVFAEGLIPGWSRLLRNDSYYVKGLGVFFVFAELFFVYKSYIYLSPVKQAIETNQPATPLDLIAIISGDQNLMNIAAFYSLYEKSSQVVLSDGQLLTKDRYTFEKEGFTRGLILILILDAFLGYKFENWEIVPNVNVSYRDKEVSGGVTIRF
- a CDS encoding aldehyde dehydrogenase family protein, giving the protein MPTLQESPVKLPNSNQTPSVDKTEIERVFNLQKKHFHKVMKLTTAGQRIQRLKKLKEAIFKYSPEIEKAVNSDFRKSEREVDITEIMPSISEINDAIKHVRRWMKPVDVKTPMTLFGSKSQIIYEPRGVVLIIGPWNYPFYLTFAPLAAAIAAGNTVLIKPSEFTPVTSNLIQKIISEVFPKEEVAVFEGDYQVSGALMELPLDHIFFTGSTHVGKIVMTAAAKHLTTVTLELGGKSPAIIDKSADIKKAAKKLIWGKVLNAGQTCVAPDYLLIPNELVKPFVEEAKTVVKEFYGNGSLKENLDFCRIVNDRNFNRVSGYIHEAVEKGAKIEMGGDTDASQNYIEPTLLSNVPENSNIMEDEIFGPVLPMIPYTNLDEAIEKINSKPKPLALYIFGKKDRSIKKILKETSSGGVAVNDVILHLANPNLPFGGVNHSGHGSYHGYFGFKAFSHERSVLRQAALSSIDLMYPPYTNFVKRLVSFTKKFLV